The Euphorbia lathyris chromosome 2, ddEupLath1.1, whole genome shotgun sequence genome includes a window with the following:
- the LOC136219982 gene encoding probable acylpyruvase FAHD1, mitochondrial yields the protein MHSSKSSRIRFRICPFFPKERKKMATAYLGIHKLLQIGTKIVGVGRNYAAHAKELGNAVPKEPVLFLKPTSSYLDNGGTIQIPHPLESLHHEVELAVIIGRKARDVPQNTAMDYVGGYALALDMTAREIQATAKSAGLPWTVAKGQDTFTPISSVLSISSVPDPDNLELWLKVDGEIRQKGTTKDMIFRIPYLISHISSIMTLFEGDVILTGTPEGVGPVKAGQKITAGITDLIDVHFNVEQRIRPGSC from the exons ATGCATAGTAGCAAGTCTAGTCGAATCCGATTTCGCATTTGTCCATTTTTTccgaaagaaagaaagaaaatggccACGGCATATTTAGGCATCCATAAGCTACTGCAAATCGGGACTAAGATCGTCGGCGTAGGCCGTAATTACGCAGCCCATGCTAAGGAACTCGGCAACGCCGTCCCTAAG GAGCCAGTTTTGTTTCTCAAACCGACGTCTTCTTACCTTGACAATGGAGGCACAATCCAGATTCCTCATCCCTTGGAATCTCTGCATCATGAAGTGGAGCTCGCTGTGATCATCGGCCGGAAAGCTCGCGATGTGCCTCAAAACACCGCCATGGATTATGTCGGAG GCTATGCTCTTGCCTTGGATATGACTGCTAGGGAAATCCAAGCAACTGCCAAG TCTGCAGGGCTTCCATGGACTGTGGCTAAAGGACAGGACACATTCACACCCATTAGCTCTGTG CTTTCAATATCAAGCGTGCCAGACCCTGATAATTTGGAACTGTGGTTAAAG GTAGATGGAGAAATACGGCAGAAGGGTACAACCAAAGATATGATTTTTAGAATCCCGTATCTTATTAGCCATATAAGTTCGATCATGACACTTTTTGAAGGAGATGTTATATTAACAG GAACTCCAGAAGGCGTTGGCCCTGTAAAAGCCGGTCAAAAGATAACCGCTGGTATAACAGATCTTATAGATGTCCATTTTAATGTTGAGCAACGAATAAGGCCAGGAAGTTGCTGA
- the LOC136219981 gene encoding lipoamide acyltransferase component of branched-chain alpha-keto acid dehydrogenase complex, mitochondrial produces MMISRRVLRYRVCSSGLRSLFPSTSQSLTLSSLTEHKRRYQALSSPFNFSTYSSVFNNSIHFNIQHKVNGRFFSSHALGDLAAGGIVDVPLAQTGEGIAECELLKWFVQEGDEVEEFQPVCEVQSDKATIEITSRYKGKVSQILYVPGDIVKVGETLLKMVVEGSTGASSIPDGAGHPKPPDFKLEKGQPGGILCTPAVRHLANQYGINLNGITGTGKDGRVLKEDVLQYGLEKGIIRDSPATTCAESGNSFPGLSHLLAGLPQDDKIVPLRGFQRTMVKTMSMAAKVPHFHYVEEINCNALVDLKASFQNNNSDPSVKHTFLPLLIKSLSMALSKYPWVNSSFNEETVEVILRGSHNIGIAMATPHGLVVPNIKNVQSLSILEITKELARLQQLASDNKLNPEDITGGTITLSNIGSIGGKFGAPIVNLPEVAIIAIGRIQKVPQYADDGNLYPASIMTVNIGADHRVVDGATVARFCNEWKQFIEKPELLTLLLR; encoded by the exons ATGATGATCTCTAGGAGAGTGTTGCGGTATCGGGTTTGTAGCTCTGGTCTCCGATCTCTATTTCCGTCCACTTCGCAGTCTTTAACTCTGTCATCGCTGACGGAGCACAAACGTCGGTATCAAGCCCTCTCTTCTCCCTTCAACTTCTCTACTTATTCTTCCGTGTTCAATAATTCTATTCAC TTTAACATTCAACACAAGGTGAATGGACGTTTCTTTTCGAGTCATGCATTGGGGGATCTTGCAGCCGGTGGGATTGTTGATGTGCCTTTAGCGCAAACCGGTGAAGGTATTGCCGAATGCGAACTTCTGAAATGGTTTGTGCAAGAG GGCGATGAAGTTGAGGAATTTCAACCCGTATGTGAAGTACAGAGTGATAAAGCTACTATTGAAATAACAAGTCGGTACAAGGGGAAAGTTTCTCAAATTCTCTATGTTCCTGGAGATATCGTAAAG GTTGGAGAAACTCTTCTCAAAATGGTTGTTGAAGGTTCTACGGGCGCCTCATCTATACCTGATGGCGCGGGACATCCAAAGCCACCTGATTTCAAGCTGGAAAAAGGTCAACCTGGAGGAATCCTGTGCACACCAGCTGTGAGGCACCTTGCGAATCAATATGGTATAAATTTAAATGGTATTACTGGAACGGGTAAAGATGGAAGAGTATTGAAAGAAGATGTGCTTCAATATGGTCTTGAGAAGGGGATTATTAGAGATTCACCAGCCACTACATGTGCTGAATCTGGGAACTCTTTTCCAGGGCTTTCACATCTGTTAGCAGGACTTCCTCAGGATGATAAGATAGTTCCCCTGAG GGGTTTCCAAAGAACAATGGTGAAGACAATGTCCATGGCTGCAAAAGTACCACATTTTCATTATGTCGAAGAGATTAATTGCAATGCATTAGTGGATCTTAAAGCTTCTTTTCAGAATAATAATTCAGATCCAAGTGTCAAGCATACTTTCCTTCCATTGTTGATAAAGTCACTTTCAATGGCTCTTAGCAAATATCCCTGGGTCAATAGTTCCTTCAATGAGGAGACTGTAGAGGTCATTCTAAGAG gcTCCCACAACATTGGAATTGCCATGGCTACTCCACATGGACTAGTTGTACCTAACATAAAGAATGTCCAGTCTCTTTCCATTTTGGAG ATAACAAAAGAACTGGCACGATTACAACAATTAGCATCAGATAACAAGCTTAACCCCGAAGATATAACTGGTGGCACAATAACTCTAAGCAATATCGGTTCAATTGGCGGAAAGTTTGGTGCACCTATTGTCAATTTGCCTGAAGTTGCCATCATTGCAATTGGAAGAATTCAAAAAGTTCCACAGTATGCAGACGATGGAAATCTTTATCCTGCATCAATCATGACT GTAAATATCGGCGCAGACCACAGAGTTGTAGATGGAGCTACAGTTGCTAGATTTTGCAATGAGTGGAAACAGTTCATAGAAAAACCAGAACTGCTTACGTTGTTGTTGAGATGA